One window from the genome of Oryza glaberrima chromosome 3, OglaRS2, whole genome shotgun sequence encodes:
- the LOC127767960 gene encoding hapless 2 — translation MYSLRLASSGSTGLGFALGRLGGRSGGGGGGGGLAPASASSSSVVSARARRTVSATPNAAAPTPGEQGVAMEQGKQQHQPPPPQPQPQQEKRGSRDDDMHKTTGDVMTHSFGEGYSTRSDEEGFGGVYGQNDPVFNPGTEVHPSHPEYDTSQGSEVKEKEKARHHKDDKHAT, via the exons ATGTACTCGCTTCGTTTAGCTAGCAGCGGCAGCACGGGACTCGGCTTCGCGCTCGGCCGGCTCGGCgggaggagtggcggcggcggcggcggtggtggtttagcgcccgcgtcggcgtcgtcgtcgtcggtggtaTCCGCTCGCGCGAGGAGGACCGTCTCCGCGACGCCCAACGCCGCGGCGCCGACTCCGGGCGAGCAGGGCGTCGCGATGGAGCAGGgcaagcagcagcaccagccaccaccaccgcagccgcagccgcagcaggaGAAGCGCGGCTCCCGCGACGACGACATGCACAAGACCACAGG GGACGTGATGACCCACTCTTTCGGGGAGGGATACTCGACGCGGTCGGACGAGGAAGGGTTCGGTGGCGTATACGGACAGAACGACCCGGTGTTCAACCCTGGGACCGAGGTGCACCCCAGCCACCCTG AGTACGACACGTCGCAGGGGTCGGAggtgaaggagaaggagaaggcgcgCCACCATAAGGACGACAAGCACGCGACCTAA